From the Betaproteobacteria bacterium genome, one window contains:
- a CDS encoding TRAP transporter large permease subunit, with amino-acid sequence MKKASGTRRAAYDAGQRQPKSGRGKPRRERTKTRDGGSVKHEQDARNGSAARGPLAFADRLLGWITEPIVALLVIAEIVILFSGVVARYVLESPLVWTDELASMLFLWLAMLGSVVALRKNEHMRMTAVVGMVGPKTRAFLDVFALVAALAFLLLIVEPSFEFARDEQMITTPAMDISNAWRAAALPVGCGLMIVAALVRLLRAGTWRRFIAAAAMVGVAIGIVLALGPVLRGLGNANLLVFFVGVVSVAVFSGVPIAFSFGLATFGYLAVTTDVPMPVVVGRMDEGMSHLILLSVPLFVFLGLLIEMTGMAKAMVNFLGNLLGHVKGGLSYVLVGSMYLVSGISGSKAADMAAVAPVLFPEMQARGAKRGDLVALLSATGAQTETIPPSLVLITIGSVTGVSIAALFTGGLLPGLVLAITLCCVVWYRYRHEDLSAVRKATRGEILKSLVVASPALALPFVIRSAVVGGVATATEVSTIGIVYATLAGLVIYRRFPWRRLMPMLVETAALSGAILFIIGAATGMAWSLTQSGFSQDLTEVMAHLPGGAAGFLAVSVVVFIVLGSVLEGIPAIVLFGPLLFPIAREVGVHEIHYAMVVILSMGVGLFAPPFGVGYYAACAVGRASPDEGMKPIVGYMLALIAGLIVVAAVPWISIGFLK; translated from the coding sequence ATGAAGAAGGCTTCCGGGACGAGGCGGGCGGCGTACGATGCCGGCCAACGCCAGCCGAAGTCTGGGCGAGGCAAGCCCCGACGGGAAAGAACGAAAACGAGGGACGGAGGATCCGTGAAGCACGAACAAGACGCGCGCAATGGAAGCGCGGCAAGGGGGCCGCTGGCCTTCGCCGACCGGCTGCTGGGCTGGATTACCGAGCCCATCGTGGCGCTGCTGGTGATCGCCGAAATCGTGATCCTGTTCTCCGGGGTGGTGGCGCGCTACGTCCTCGAATCCCCCCTCGTGTGGACGGACGAACTCGCCTCCATGCTGTTCCTCTGGCTTGCCATGCTCGGTTCCGTGGTGGCCCTGCGCAAGAACGAGCACATGCGGATGACGGCGGTCGTCGGCATGGTCGGCCCGAAGACACGCGCATTCCTGGATGTGTTCGCCCTGGTCGCCGCTCTGGCGTTCCTCCTGCTGATCGTGGAACCGTCGTTCGAGTTCGCCCGCGACGAACAGATGATCACGACACCGGCGATGGATATTTCCAACGCCTGGCGCGCGGCGGCCCTGCCCGTCGGTTGCGGTCTCATGATCGTCGCGGCACTTGTCCGGCTGCTGCGGGCGGGCACATGGCGGCGTTTCATCGCGGCCGCGGCGATGGTGGGCGTGGCGATCGGCATCGTTCTGGCGCTGGGTCCTGTATTGCGCGGCCTGGGCAACGCCAACCTCCTCGTGTTCTTCGTGGGCGTCGTCTCCGTCGCCGTGTTCTCCGGCGTTCCCATCGCGTTCTCCTTCGGGCTCGCGACGTTCGGCTACCTGGCGGTGACCACCGACGTGCCGATGCCTGTCGTCGTGGGCCGCATGGACGAAGGGATGTCGCACCTCATCCTGCTCTCCGTGCCGCTGTTCGTGTTCCTCGGCCTGCTGATCGAGATGACCGGCATGGCCAAGGCGATGGTGAACTTCCTCGGCAATCTCCTCGGTCACGTGAAGGGCGGGCTCTCGTACGTGCTGGTGGGCTCCATGTACCTCGTGTCGGGGATCTCAGGTTCGAAGGCGGCGGACATGGCGGCGGTCGCGCCCGTGCTGTTCCCCGAAATGCAGGCCCGTGGCGCCAAGCGGGGTGATCTCGTCGCCCTGCTCTCCGCCACCGGTGCGCAGACCGAAACGATCCCGCCGAGCCTCGTGCTCATCACCATCGGATCGGTGACCGGCGTATCGATCGCGGCGCTCTTCACCGGCGGCCTGCTGCCGGGTCTGGTGCTGGCCATCACCCTGTGCTGCGTCGTCTGGTACCGCTACCGGCACGAGGATCTTTCGGCGGTGAGGAAAGCGACGCGAGGCGAGATCCTCAAGAGCCTCGTCGTGGCGTCCCCCGCCCTCGCACTCCCGTTCGTCATCCGTTCCGCGGTCGTCGGTGGCGTGGCCACGGCCACGGAGGTCTCCACCATCGGCATCGTCTACGCCACGCTGGCGGGACTTGTCATCTACCGCCGCTTCCCGTGGCGCCGGCTGATGCCCATGCTTGTCGAGACCGCGGCGCTGTCGGGGGCCATCCTCTTCATCATCGGCGCCGCGACGGGCATGGCGTGGTCGCTCACCCAGTCCGGCTTCTCGCAGGATCTGACGGAAGTCATGGCCCACCTGCCCGGGGGTGCCGCCGGCTTCCTCGCGGTATCCGTCGTGGTCTTCATCGTCCTGGGCAGCGTGCTGGAAGGGATCCCCGCCATCGTCCTGTTCGGGCCGCTGCTGTTCCCCATCGCCCGCGAGGTGGGCGTACACGAGATCCACTACGCCATGGTCGTCATCCTGTCCATGGGGGTGGGTCTGTTCGCACCGCCGTTCGGGGTGGGGTACTACGCGGCCTGCGCCGTGGGGCGCGCGTCGCCGGACGAAGGCATGAAGCCCATCGTGGGTTACATGCTGGCGCTGATCGCGGGCCTGATCGTCGTCGCGGCCGTGCCCTGGATTTCCATCGGGTTCCTCAAGTAG
- a CDS encoding four-carbon acid sugar kinase family protein, whose protein sequence is MNTERLLAFYGDDFTGSTDAMEALALSGLRTVLFLAPPDPALMRGRFADVRCIGVAGTSRAMTPAEMDTELFPVLRWLWKLGAPLLHYKVCSTFDSSPAIGNIGHVVEFARRELNSEDAVQILAGAPPLRRFTLFGNHFAAAGPEIHRLDRHPTMSRHPATPMLESDLRQHLAAQTPLPVSLMNLVDLDGEDASVDVRFSARMREGAGMLLHDVLDAPRLRQSGRLIWREAQVRPQFVVGSSGVGYALTAHWRSTGTIPAGRAQLPRIEPVKQLIAMSGSASPMTAQQIGWAAEHGFETIRACAEDLVDPVRAGPARSVLLDRALSALASGRSVLLYTASGPEDPSIGATRALLGSGGTARLLGAELGRLARELLSRTGLRRVVIAGGDTSSYATQELGLYALEMQSELTPGAPLCRGYSADARFDGLEIALKGGQMGDADYFGRVRDG, encoded by the coding sequence ATGAACACCGAACGCCTGCTCGCCTTCTACGGCGACGACTTCACCGGCTCCACCGATGCCATGGAGGCCCTCGCGCTGTCCGGGCTGCGCACCGTGCTGTTCCTGGCGCCGCCCGACCCTGCGCTCATGCGGGGCCGCTTCGCCGACGTGCGCTGCATCGGCGTGGCGGGGACCAGCCGCGCGATGACGCCCGCGGAAATGGACACCGAACTGTTCCCGGTCCTGCGCTGGCTGTGGAAGCTCGGGGCCCCGCTGTTGCACTACAAGGTGTGCTCGACGTTCGATTCCTCTCCGGCAATCGGCAACATCGGCCATGTCGTGGAATTCGCGCGGCGCGAGTTGAATTCGGAGGACGCCGTCCAGATCCTTGCCGGTGCGCCGCCGCTGCGCCGCTTCACCCTCTTCGGCAACCACTTCGCCGCCGCGGGGCCGGAGATCCACCGGCTCGACCGGCATCCGACGATGTCACGTCACCCGGCGACACCGATGCTGGAATCGGATCTGCGGCAGCACCTCGCAGCGCAGACCCCGCTCCCCGTATCCCTCATGAATCTCGTGGACCTCGACGGTGAGGATGCCTCCGTCGATGTCCGGTTCAGTGCGCGGATGCGGGAAGGCGCCGGCATGCTGCTGCACGACGTGCTCGATGCTCCGCGCTTGCGGCAGTCGGGCCGTCTCATCTGGCGCGAGGCGCAGGTGAGGCCCCAGTTCGTGGTGGGTTCGTCGGGCGTCGGCTATGCGCTCACGGCGCACTGGAGATCCACCGGGACGATTCCTGCCGGTCGGGCGCAGTTGCCGCGGATCGAACCTGTGAAGCAGCTGATCGCGATGTCGGGCAGCGCTTCGCCCATGACCGCACAGCAGATCGGCTGGGCCGCCGAACACGGATTCGAGACGATCCGGGCCTGCGCGGAAGATCTGGTCGACCCTGTCCGCGCAGGACCGGCTCGATCGGTGCTGCTCGACCGCGCCCTGTCCGCGCTCGCCTCCGGACGCAGCGTGCTTCTCTACACGGCCTCCGGCCCGGAGGATCCCAGCATCGGCGCCACACGAGCCTTGCTGGGCAGCGGCGGCACCGCCCGGCTGCTCGGAGCGGAACTGGGCCGGCTCGCCCGCGAGCTGCTATCGCGGACGGGGCTGAGACGTGTGGTGATCGCGGGGGGCGACACGTCGAGCTACGCGACTCAGGAGCTGGGTCTCTACGCCCTCGAAATGCAATCCGAGCTGACGCCGGGTGCGCCGCTGTGCCGGGGATACAGTGCCGACGCCCGTTTCGACGGCCTCGAAATCGCCCTCAAGGGCGGCCAGATGGGTGATGCCGACTACTTCGGCCGGGTGCGGGACGGGTGA
- a CDS encoding ribulose-bisphosphate carboxylase large subunit family protein, giving the protein MTDDRVVAAYLIETPHSLEHAAEVIAGEQSSGTFVSVPGETVELKERYGARVERIEPRESVAAPSLPGSKPPRSAAGAPSYRRGIVHISFPLHNFGPSLPALMSTVAGNLYELQELSGVRLLDLELPAAFAQRYPGPGFGIDGTRRLAQVEGRPVIGTIIKPSVGLALDEFAPLVRDLALAGLDFIKDDELNADGPYAPLAERVGVAMYEIERAADHTGRKAMYAFNITGDIDHMLRSHDLVRDAGGTCVMVNVNCVGLAAVAHLRRHCELPIHGHRAWFGAMARDPMLGMGFTAFQKFWRLAGVDHLHVGGYGSKFYESDEEVGRSIRDCLAPMFGGYRVMPAISSAQWAGSAMDIYSTTGTMDVVHLAGGGIIAHPGGTAAGVRSMQQGWEAAVAGVPLAEYAATRPELKAAIDKFGKR; this is encoded by the coding sequence ATGACTGATGACCGCGTGGTCGCGGCGTATCTCATCGAGACGCCGCATTCGCTGGAACACGCCGCCGAGGTGATCGCCGGCGAGCAATCGAGCGGGACCTTCGTTTCCGTGCCCGGAGAAACGGTGGAATTGAAGGAGCGCTATGGCGCACGGGTCGAGCGGATCGAGCCGCGCGAGTCCGTCGCGGCACCGAGCCTCCCCGGATCCAAGCCGCCGAGATCCGCCGCCGGCGCGCCTTCGTACCGCCGCGGCATCGTCCACATCTCCTTTCCGCTCCACAATTTCGGCCCGTCCCTGCCTGCGCTCATGTCGACCGTCGCGGGCAATCTCTACGAGCTGCAGGAACTGTCCGGTGTGAGGCTGCTGGATCTCGAGTTGCCCGCCGCGTTCGCGCAGCGCTACCCCGGCCCCGGTTTCGGGATCGACGGGACCCGCAGGCTGGCGCAGGTGGAAGGCCGGCCGGTGATCGGCACCATCATCAAGCCGAGCGTGGGGCTGGCGCTGGACGAATTCGCGCCGCTCGTGCGCGATCTCGCCCTCGCCGGTCTGGACTTCATCAAGGACGACGAGCTGAACGCGGATGGTCCCTATGCACCGCTCGCGGAGCGCGTCGGCGTGGCCATGTACGAGATCGAGCGTGCGGCGGATCACACGGGACGCAAGGCGATGTACGCCTTCAACATCACCGGCGACATCGATCACATGCTCCGGTCGCACGACCTGGTGCGCGACGCGGGCGGCACCTGCGTGATGGTCAACGTGAACTGTGTGGGGCTTGCTGCCGTGGCCCATCTGCGGCGGCACTGCGAGCTCCCGATTCACGGTCACCGTGCCTGGTTCGGCGCGATGGCGCGCGATCCGATGCTGGGCATGGGCTTCACCGCCTTCCAGAAATTCTGGCGGCTGGCCGGCGTCGACCATCTTCACGTGGGCGGCTACGGCAGCAAGTTCTACGAGAGCGACGAAGAGGTCGGCCGGTCCATCCGCGATTGCCTCGCCCCGATGTTCGGCGGGTACCGCGTGATGCCCGCGATCTCGTCCGCCCAGTGGGCGGGCTCGGCGATGGACATCTACTCGACCACGGGGACCATGGACGTCGTGCATCTGGCCGGGGGCGGGATCATCGCGCATCCCGGTGGAACGGCCGCGGGCGTGCGCAGCATGCAGCAAGGGTGGGAGGCCGCAGTAGCGGGCGTACCTCTCGCCGAGTACGCGGCCACCCGTCCCGAGCTGAAGGCGGCGATCGACAAGTTCGGCAAGCGCTGA
- a CDS encoding SDR family oxidoreductase, producing MEPHPPTAIITGGAGGIGEATARALGARGFTTVIADLQTEAAEETAARLVAEGIPATAVTLDVTDPASAAAMVAAVLARHGRIDVLINNAGIESSRPFLELTLDDYERVMRVNTTGVWICCQAVIPVMLKQGKGSIVNLSSVAGQRGGGLLGTVAYSTSKGAVIAMTKGLAREFAKSGIRVNAISPSLTMTALAERQLQRLPQGTLDRVIGMTPMGRVAQPPEIAAVVAFLASDEASFVTGHVYNVDGGSAM from the coding sequence ATGGAGCCACACCCGCCCACGGCCATCATCACCGGCGGTGCCGGTGGCATCGGCGAAGCGACCGCCCGAGCGCTCGGTGCGCGCGGTTTCACCACGGTGATCGCCGACCTCCAGACCGAAGCCGCCGAAGAGACCGCCGCCCGGCTGGTGGCGGAAGGCATCCCCGCCACCGCGGTCACGCTCGACGTCACCGATCCCGCCAGTGCCGCCGCCATGGTGGCTGCGGTGCTCGCGCGTCACGGCCGGATCGACGTGCTCATCAACAACGCGGGCATCGAGAGTTCGCGTCCGTTTCTCGAACTCACCCTCGACGACTACGAACGCGTGATGCGGGTCAACACGACCGGCGTCTGGATCTGCTGCCAGGCCGTGATCCCGGTCATGCTGAAACAGGGCAAGGGGTCCATCGTCAATCTGAGTTCCGTGGCCGGTCAGCGCGGCGGTGGATTGCTGGGCACGGTGGCCTATTCGACCTCCAAGGGCGCGGTCATCGCCATGACAAAGGGCCTGGCGCGCGAGTTCGCCAAGTCGGGCATTCGCGTCAATGCCATCTCGCCGAGCCTTACCATGACCGCCCTGGCCGAAAGGCAGCTCCAGCGCCTGCCTCAGGGTACACTCGACAGAGTCATAGGCATGACGCCCATGGGCCGCGTGGCCCAGCCGCCCGAGATCGCGGCCGTCGTGGCCTTCCTCGCTTCCGACGAGGCTTCGTTCGTTACCGGACACGTCTACAACGTCGACGGCGGCAGCGCGATGTGA
- a CDS encoding indolepyruvate ferredoxin oxidoreductase family protein: MNLRDVSLDDKFADPARPALMSGPQALVRLLITQRQRDLAAGLNTAGFVSGYRGSPLGYVDQAMWDAAKWLEENRIVFQPGINEDLAATAIWGTQQLTVARDATVDGVFSLWYGKGPGVDRSGDPLKHGNYTGSHPNGGVLVLLGDDHPGKSSTIAHHSEQAMVAHQMPVVYPANVGELVRYGLLGWALSRYAGCWTAFKCVNESIEQTATVAGETGLQIATPPKGELPPEGLYYRGVYAPARDEMIHKRYRLPLVQKFWRANRVDRSEFGVAAPRVGIVTAGKAYGDVMQALRHLGIDAGRARALGVDVYKVGLIWPLEPEGLREFCASCAELFFVEEKSAFMEPQAAALLYNDERRPRIVGKRDEQGNTLLPSDVQLDWLEVALAIARRLEANGLADAAVQEHIARAQALCHSALSVADATPKRLPFFCSGCPHNTSTNVPEGSLATAGIGCHGMAMWAKPGTTLLGTQMGGEGATWAALQHFTSRKHMFQNLGDGTYYHSGLLAIRQAIAAKANITYKILFNDAIAMTGGQPVEGPLSPVLIAQQVLAEGARKVVLVTEDPSRYAQGALPAGVPVHPRSKLDEVQRELREEPGCTVIIYEQTCAAEKRRRRKRKALEDPPVRMVINDAVCEGCGDCSAKSGCVSIEPLETPLGRKRRINQSSCNKDYSCAKGFCPSFVTLEGVEMRKRGKARIDEALFASLPPPQVPPVPPIGAGIMLAGIGGTGVVTVGAVLAMAAHLQGLQASVYDMTGMSQKNGAVLSHLRLTSGNTPISTQVVGVGEAQLVIAFDLVAALSEEAYRTLSSETRFLGNNRVQITSAFNFNPDEKIDTGFITRKIESRVLGGNIAYADATGIALTLCGDAIGANFFMVGVALQRGWLPLSMEAIERAVQLNGVQVAFNLNAIRLGRLWAHDPGAVDQLLRDNGFVPVAPAPQTLDELVADRARRLTEYQNGAYADRFLATIRKVREAEGRVAPGRTSLTEAAVRTLHKLMAYKDEYEVARLHTDPAFLKSIEMQFEGTPTMKFHMAPPLFARRDPRTGHLLKQQFGPWVFTAFKVLAKLKFLRGTALDIFGRTAERQMERRLIADYEALLERIAAKLDAGNHAAAVELAGVPQSIRGFGHVKEAAVAKAAETKQRLLMAFESPAAETPQAAARATA; encoded by the coding sequence ATGAATCTTCGCGACGTATCCCTCGACGACAAGTTCGCGGATCCGGCCAGGCCGGCGTTGATGAGCGGCCCCCAGGCGCTGGTTCGCCTGCTCATCACCCAGCGGCAGCGGGACCTCGCTGCGGGGTTGAACACCGCCGGATTCGTGAGCGGCTACCGCGGCTCCCCCCTGGGCTATGTCGATCAGGCGATGTGGGACGCCGCGAAGTGGCTGGAAGAGAACCGCATCGTCTTCCAGCCGGGCATCAACGAGGATCTGGCGGCGACGGCCATCTGGGGGACGCAGCAGCTGACGGTCGCCAGGGACGCCACGGTGGATGGCGTGTTCTCGCTCTGGTACGGCAAGGGGCCTGGCGTGGATCGTTCGGGAGATCCCCTCAAGCACGGCAACTACACCGGCAGCCACCCGAACGGGGGCGTGCTGGTGCTGCTTGGCGACGATCATCCCGGCAAGTCCTCCACCATCGCGCACCACAGCGAGCAGGCCATGGTCGCGCACCAGATGCCGGTCGTGTACCCCGCGAACGTCGGCGAACTGGTCCGTTACGGTCTCCTGGGCTGGGCACTTTCGCGCTACGCGGGATGCTGGACCGCCTTCAAGTGCGTGAACGAATCCATCGAGCAGACCGCCACGGTGGCTGGCGAAACCGGCCTGCAGATCGCGACGCCGCCCAAGGGCGAACTGCCACCGGAGGGCCTGTATTACCGCGGCGTCTATGCGCCCGCGCGCGACGAGATGATCCACAAGCGCTACCGGCTTCCGCTGGTGCAGAAGTTCTGGCGCGCCAACCGCGTGGACCGCAGCGAGTTCGGGGTCGCAGCACCGCGGGTGGGCATCGTCACCGCGGGCAAGGCCTACGGCGACGTGATGCAGGCGCTGCGTCACCTGGGCATCGACGCCGGCCGTGCCCGCGCGCTCGGCGTGGATGTCTACAAGGTGGGCCTCATCTGGCCGCTGGAGCCGGAAGGATTGCGGGAGTTCTGTGCCTCATGCGCGGAACTCTTCTTCGTGGAAGAGAAGTCCGCGTTCATGGAACCGCAGGCGGCCGCCCTGCTCTACAACGACGAACGCCGTCCCCGCATCGTCGGCAAGCGCGACGAGCAGGGCAACACGCTGCTGCCTTCGGACGTGCAACTGGACTGGCTGGAGGTGGCGCTGGCCATCGCCCGCCGCCTCGAGGCCAATGGTCTGGCCGATGCCGCGGTGCAGGAACACATCGCCCGGGCGCAGGCTCTTTGCCACTCGGCCCTCTCCGTGGCCGATGCCACGCCCAAACGCCTGCCGTTCTTCTGTTCCGGCTGTCCGCACAACACGTCCACCAACGTGCCGGAGGGCAGCCTCGCCACGGCAGGCATCGGCTGCCACGGGATGGCGATGTGGGCCAAGCCAGGGACGACGCTGCTGGGAACCCAGATGGGAGGCGAAGGGGCGACCTGGGCCGCCCTGCAGCACTTCACGTCGCGCAAGCACATGTTCCAGAACCTGGGCGACGGGACCTATTACCACTCGGGCCTGCTCGCCATCCGCCAGGCCATCGCGGCGAAGGCGAACATCACCTACAAGATTCTCTTCAACGACGCCATCGCCATGACAGGCGGGCAGCCGGTCGAAGGTCCGCTGTCACCTGTGCTGATCGCCCAGCAGGTGCTGGCCGAAGGCGCCCGGAAAGTGGTGCTCGTGACGGAGGACCCGTCCCGCTATGCGCAGGGGGCCCTGCCGGCAGGGGTGCCGGTGCACCCTCGCAGCAAGCTCGACGAGGTTCAGCGGGAACTGAGGGAGGAACCCGGCTGCACGGTCATCATCTACGAGCAGACCTGCGCGGCGGAGAAGCGGCGGCGGCGCAAGCGCAAGGCGCTGGAGGATCCACCCGTGCGCATGGTGATCAACGATGCGGTCTGCGAAGGCTGCGGCGACTGTTCCGCGAAATCGGGCTGCGTTTCCATCGAGCCGCTCGAGACGCCGCTGGGGCGCAAGCGGCGCATCAATCAGTCGAGCTGCAACAAGGATTACAGCTGCGCCAAGGGATTCTGCCCCTCCTTCGTCACGCTGGAGGGAGTCGAGATGCGCAAGCGCGGCAAGGCCCGCATCGACGAAGCGCTATTCGCTTCCCTCCCCCCACCCCAGGTTCCACCGGTCCCCCCGATCGGCGCGGGCATCATGCTTGCGGGCATCGGCGGTACCGGCGTGGTCACGGTAGGTGCGGTGCTCGCGATGGCGGCGCACCTCCAGGGACTGCAGGCCTCGGTCTACGACATGACCGGCATGTCGCAGAAGAACGGCGCCGTGCTGAGCCACCTGCGGCTGACGTCCGGCAACACACCGATCTCCACCCAGGTCGTCGGCGTGGGCGAGGCGCAGCTCGTGATCGCCTTCGACCTGGTCGCTGCGCTCTCGGAGGAGGCCTATCGCACGCTGTCATCCGAAACCCGGTTCCTCGGAAACAACCGCGTGCAGATCACCTCCGCCTTCAATTTCAATCCCGACGAGAAGATCGACACTGGATTCATCACCCGCAAGATCGAAAGCCGCGTCCTCGGCGGCAACATCGCCTACGCAGACGCGACGGGGATCGCGCTCACGCTCTGCGGCGATGCCATCGGCGCGAACTTCTTCATGGTCGGCGTCGCCTTGCAGAGGGGCTGGTTGCCGCTTTCCATGGAAGCGATCGAGCGTGCCGTGCAACTGAATGGCGTACAGGTGGCGTTCAACCTGAACGCCATCCGGCTGGGCCGCCTGTGGGCGCACGATCCCGGCGCGGTCGACCAGCTGCTTCGGGACAACGGTTTCGTTCCCGTGGCGCCGGCGCCACAGACGCTCGACGAACTCGTCGCGGATCGCGCCAGACGTCTCACGGAGTATCAGAACGGCGCATACGCCGATCGTTTTCTCGCCACCATCCGCAAGGTGCGCGAAGCCGAGGGACGTGTGGCGCCAGGCCGTACCTCACTGACGGAGGCCGCCGTGCGCACGCTGCACAAGCTCATGGCCTACAAGGACGAATACGAGGTGGCTCGTCTGCACACCGATCCGGCGTTCCTGAAATCCATCGAAATGCAGTTCGAAGGCACCCCGACCATGAAGTTCCACATGGCCCCGCCGCTGTTCGCCAGGCGCGATCCGCGCACCGGCCATCTGCTGAAGCAGCAGTTCGGTCCCTGGGTCTTCACGGCCTTCAAGGTGCTCGCAAAGCTCAAGTTTCTCCGCGGTACGGCCCTGGACATCTTCGGACGCACGGCAGAACGGCAGATGGAGCGCAGACTGATCGCCGACTACGAAGCCCTCCTGGAACGGATCGCGGCGAAGCTCGATGCCGGGAATCATGCCGCCGCGGTGGAACTGGCGGGTGTCCCGCAGTCCATCCGCGGATTCGGCCACGTGAAGGAGGCGGCGGTGGCGAAGGCCGCGGAAACCAAACAGCGGCTCCTGATGGCGTTCGAGTCGCCGGCTGCAGAAACCCCGCAGGCGGCGGCCCGGGCCACGGCATAG
- a CDS encoding FAD-binding oxidoreductase, with translation MSIALRPQVFYDRAARRGGTGVDERQARQALRDALGERGFLDGADVEERYLVDVAGHRGERPLALLRPQNTGEVSRAMAICHAACIAVVPQGGRTGLAQGQLPRAGEAVLSLERMCAIESVDADAGMATVQAGVILQTLQEHVDPLGFLFPLDLGGRGSCTIGGNIATNAGGNRVIRYGMTRELVIGLEAVLADGTVLDGLTPVIKNNTGPDLKQLFIGSEGVLGVITRAIVRLMPKPAERAVALCCLPDFSAVRSLLRRVRSGLGGELTAFEVMWDSYYSRALRVAGRPPPLAGGHPFYALVEASGTDAAAMTGRVEATLQSAIEGGAVIDAVIAKSAAEIEHLWHLRDISVEVARLMVPLVPFDVSVPVADMEPFVNRLDAAVLALDPRCDTIVFGHVGDGNLHIGVHRLEDRPELFEIIEESVYSLMSEYRGSVSAEHGIGVLKRDFLRHTRSAAEVATMRALKQALDPGASSIRDGSSRRSRLRERAGLFGRRAGTHAFRGVFSSGA, from the coding sequence GTGTCCATCGCGCTCCGACCTCAGGTGTTCTACGATCGGGCCGCGAGGAGAGGAGGCACGGGAGTGGATGAACGGCAGGCAAGACAAGCCTTGCGCGACGCGCTGGGCGAACGCGGATTTCTCGACGGCGCAGACGTCGAGGAGCGGTATCTCGTCGACGTGGCCGGCCATCGCGGAGAACGGCCGCTGGCGTTGCTGCGACCGCAGAACACCGGTGAAGTGTCGCGGGCGATGGCGATCTGTCATGCGGCCTGCATCGCCGTGGTGCCGCAGGGCGGCCGCACCGGGCTTGCCCAGGGGCAGCTTCCGCGAGCAGGCGAAGCCGTGCTGTCTCTCGAACGCATGTGCGCCATCGAATCGGTGGATGCCGACGCGGGCATGGCCACGGTCCAGGCGGGCGTGATCCTTCAGACCCTGCAGGAGCACGTGGATCCGCTGGGGTTCCTGTTCCCGCTGGATCTGGGAGGCAGGGGAAGCTGCACGATCGGAGGCAACATTGCCACCAACGCCGGCGGGAACCGGGTCATCCGCTACGGGATGACGCGTGAACTGGTCATCGGCCTCGAGGCCGTGCTGGCCGACGGTACCGTGCTGGATGGATTGACGCCCGTGATCAAGAACAACACCGGGCCGGACCTGAAACAGCTCTTCATCGGCAGCGAGGGCGTGCTGGGCGTCATCACCCGGGCCATCGTCCGTCTCATGCCCAAGCCGGCAGAGCGAGCCGTGGCGCTGTGCTGCCTTCCGGACTTCTCCGCAGTGAGGTCGCTGCTGCGGCGGGTGCGATCCGGTCTGGGAGGCGAGCTGACGGCGTTCGAAGTCATGTGGGATTCGTACTATTCGCGCGCTCTTCGCGTGGCGGGCCGGCCGCCTCCCCTTGCCGGTGGACATCCTTTCTACGCGCTCGTGGAGGCTTCGGGCACCGATGCGGCGGCCATGACGGGCCGCGTCGAAGCGACGCTGCAGTCGGCGATCGAGGGGGGTGCGGTGATCGATGCCGTGATCGCGAAATCGGCGGCGGAGATCGAACATCTCTGGCACCTCCGCGACATCTCTGTCGAAGTGGCGCGCCTGATGGTGCCGCTCGTGCCCTTCGACGTGAGCGTGCCCGTAGCCGACATGGAGCCCTTCGTGAACCGGCTCGATGCAGCAGTGCTTGCGCTGGATCCCCGGTGCGACACGATCGTCTTCGGCCACGTGGGCGACGGCAACCTCCACATCGGCGTCCACCGTTTGGAGGACCGTCCGGAACTGTTCGAAATCATCGAGGAAAGTGTCTACTCGCTGATGAGCGAATACCGCGGCTCGGTGTCGGCAGAGCACGGGATCGGGGTACTCAAGCGCGACTTTCTGCGCCATACACGAAGCGCAGCCGAGGTCGCCACGATGCGCGCGCTGAAGCAGGCACTCGATCCCGGGGCATCCTCAATCCGGGACGGATCCTCACGCCGATCGCGCCTGCGTGAACGAGCCGGCCTCTTCGGCAGAAGGGCGGGGACGCACGCGTTTCGTGGAGTATTCTCCAGCGGCGCGTGA